The Anastrepha ludens isolate Willacy chromosome 2, idAnaLude1.1, whole genome shotgun sequence DNA window atcATGTAAATTGACAGCGGTTGCAATCACAGTATGCCATTTTGACTTGGAGCTAAATGTATTGAAGGGgatgtaacaacaacaaaacaaatacaTGAAATATACAATAACTCACCTGGATCATCGTCATCATCCCAATCGATTTGGCCGGCGCTTATGctaaaattcgctgtaaataCCAACAGAGTGACAAGGCCAACGATGCAGCTACGCCAACTGCGCCAACTGCTCAAACCAGAAGCTAGCAGTAGTTGAGGCGGCGATTGCGCAGCATTTGTGTTGCTATCTTTGccgctgctactgctgctgcgggTGCTTTTTCTGCTTATGTGGGTGGTTGGTGTTGCTTTTCTTGGTGTAGGAAGCGTTAACGATGCAGTTTC harbors:
- the LOC128854728 gene encoding uncharacterized protein LOC128854728 isoform X2; translation: MDLLKLQRSTTLSMTALRYNKAKIGKTTTAHVCASTTVMNTCTPAATTTATRICSSLPVICETASLTLPTPRKATPTTHISRKSTRSSSSSGKDSNTNAAQSPPQLLLASGLSSWRSWRSCIVGLVTLLVFTANFSISAGQIDWDDDDDPGM
- the LOC128854728 gene encoding uncharacterized protein LOC128854728 isoform X1, whose product is MDLLKLQRSTTLSMTALRYNKAKIGKTTTAHVCASTTVMNTCTPAATTTATRICSSLPVICETASLTLPTPRKATPTTHISRKSTRSSSSSGKDSNTNAAQSPPQLLLASGLSSWRSWRSCIVGLVTLLVFTANFSISAGQIDWDDDDDPGELLYISCICFVVVTSPSIHLAPSQNGIL